One stretch of Tenrec ecaudatus isolate mTenEca1 chromosome 18, mTenEca1.hap1, whole genome shotgun sequence DNA includes these proteins:
- the LYPD3 gene encoding ly6/PLAUR domain-containing protein 3, translated as MDPSRRPSTPAMIWKAGWLLLLPLLLQEGARALECYSCVQKADDGCSPHKMKTVKCAPGVDVCTEAVGAVETIHGQFSMAVRGCGSGLPGKNDRGLDLHGLLAFIQLHQCSQDRCNTKVNLTTRALNPAGNESAYKPNGVQCYSCVGLSRQECQGKAPPLVNCYNASDHVYKGCFDGNVTLTAANVTVSLPVRGCVKDEFCTRDGVTGPGFVLSGSCCQGSRCNSDLRNRTYFASRIPPLVLLPPPQTTTPAPTTPVTTTTPAPTTASTTAKSSPATTSPTPQKETEPETFQEEGAHLAAGAAGHQDRSNMGQYPTKGGTHDSTSGSMAPVAGLLSLLLAVAAGALF; from the exons ATGGACCCCTCCAGGAGACCAAGCACCCCAGCGATGATCTGGAAGGCgggctggctgctgctgctgcccttgCTGCTGCAAGAAG GGGCGCGGGCTCTGGAGTGCTACAGCTGCGTGCAGAAAGCGGACGACGGGTGCTCCCCGCACAAGATGAAGACAGTGAAGTGCGCGCCAGGAGTGGACGTCTGCACCGAGGCCGTGGGAGCGGTGGAGACCA TCCACGGGCAATTCTCAATGGCGGTGCGAGGATGTGGCTCGGGACTCCCTGGGAAGAATGACCGCGGACTGGACCTTCACGGCCTGCTGGCCTTCATCCAACTGCATCAATGCTCCCAGGACCGCTGCAACACCAAGGTCAACCTCACCACGCGAGCGCTCAACCCTGCAG GCAACGAGAGCGCATACAAGCCCAACGGCGTGCAGTGCTACAGTTGCGTGGGGCTCAGCCGCCAGGAGTGCCAGGGCAAGGCGCCACCTCTTGTCAACTGCTACAATGCCAGCGACCATGTCTACAAGGGCTGTTTCGATGGCAACGTCACGTTGACTGCAG CTAATGTGACCGTATCCTTACCCGTCCGGGGCTGTGTCAAGGATGAGTTCTGCACCCGCGATGGGGTGACAGGCCCAGGGTTCGTGCTCAGTGGCTCCTGCTGCCAGGGCTCTCGCTGTAACTCCGACCTGCGCAACAGGACCTACTTCGCCTCCCGGATCCCTCCTCTtgtcctgctgccccctccccaaaccacCACTCCAGCCCCGACCACCCCTGTGACCACGACCACCCCAGCCCCAACCACTGCCTCCACCACTGCCAAGTCCAGCCCAGCAACCACCAGCCCGACTCCCCAGAAGGAGACAGAACCTGAGACCTTCCAGGAAGAGGGGGCCCACTTGGCTGCCGGTGCTGCTGGTCACCAAGACCGCAGCAATATGGGGCAGTACCCCACAAAAGGTGGGACCCATGACTCTACTAGTGGTTCTATGgctcctgtggctggactgctgtCTCTTCTGTTGGCTGTGGCTGCTGGTGCCCTGTTTTGA